TGAATTCAAACGGAGAAGTTATTGAAGTCGTTGATGAAAATGGATTACCTGTATGGGATACGATTGGCAGTGGTGAAACCTTAGAAGAAGCCTTACCTTCAGGCGGGAAAAAAGCAACTGGAGAAAGACATTATCAACAATATGAAACGAATGTTGAGATCATCCCGGCATTAGAATATGTAAAACGAATAGCACAAGACGGCAGAGGAAAAGATGGAGCATTTCCGAGCGGGCATACGAGTGCATCTTATTTATCAACATTCGGATTTGCACATGCGACGCCGGAAAGATATGCTGAGTTTTTAACTAGAGCTGCTCAAATGGGAGAAAATAGAATCGTAACAGGTATGCACTCACCACTTGATGTCATTGGTGGCAGAATCCAATCTACAGCAATGACTGCTTATGCATTCAATAAGGAAGAAAACAGAGAAGTCATCGAGAAGGCTTATGAAAATGCTGGAGAAGTATTTGGCGAATTAGCTGAAGAAAATAACATGAGCTTATATGAATATGCACATACAGTGACAGAGGATTATACGTTTGAAAGTGCATATGATGAACAAAGATGGGAAGATCATGAAGCAAACAAAGCGTTCTACAGAGAAAAAATGACGTACGGATTACCTCAAACAGGAACTAAAGGCTTAGAGCCTGTCGTACCAAAAGGGGCAGAAGTCTTATTAGAAACTCGTCAGCCCTATTTGACAGATCAACAACGCCGCGAAGTCCTATATACGACAGAAATTGATTCAGGGTACCCTTTAATTGACGCATCAAACGGTTGGGGAAGAATTGATTTAGTTACAGCAGCTGATGGATATGGTGCGTTCTTAGACAATGTAACAGTATATATGGATGCTTCAAAAGGAAGATTTAATGCTCATGACTGGTGGAGAAATGACATTAACGGCAGTGGGATGCTTACGAAGCAAGGAACAGGAACACTTACATTAACTGGAGACAATAGCTACACTGGAGGAACATTGCTGCAAGGAGGAACGTTAGAAGCTGCTTCTGCGACTGCTTTTGGTACTGGTGATCTTTATGTAGAAGATGGAACAGTTGTAGTTAACTCAGATGAAGCTTTACAAGTAGATGGCAACTTCACTATGGATGCTGGAACGTTAACGATTTCAATGGATGATAGCAACAGTCAGCTAAACGTTGATGGATTGGTATACATTGAAGGCGGAGACCTTCATTTAGACTTAGCAAATGATGAAGTGAAAGGTGCCAAAGACATTACGCTTATTTCTGCCAGCAATGTGAAAGGTCAATTTGATAATGTAACAGCTGATGGATACAATGTAACTGTTACGTATGAAGATCAGCGTGTTATTGCACATATCGAAGCAAAATAGAATGTATAATTGCAGATTCAACAAGAGAAAACCTCCGTGGTCCTTTACTGGACACGGAGGTTTTTTGCATGCTTAGTTTGAAATTTTGACTTGTCCATCAAACTGAACGGTGGCACCCATGGCTTCACTAACAAAACGTAGAGGAACCATTGTGTTACCTTTGATCACCTGTGCTTTTGCATCTAAAGTGATGGTCGTACCATTTACTTTTGCGTAGGCAGAGCCCACCGTCAGCGTTACCGTGCGATCCTCTTTTACTGCTGTAATGATCCTAGTTTCGGCATCGTATTGAACAGTAGCGCCTAAAGCCTCGAAAATCGGACGAAGTGGTACCAACGTTCGGCCGGATTGCACAATTGCAGGCTGTGAATAGGATTGCAGGGCGCCGTTTAAATAGACTTTCACAGTTTTCACTGCTGGTGTTGTAGGTTTTGGCACAGGCTTTACGGTAGGAATTGGCGTTGATTGTGCTGGTTTTGATGAGGACGATGTGCTTTTGCCATTATGATAATGATACTCTCCGTATTCCAAACCCCATTTTTCACAGTTTGTCCAGCAATGATGACCGCCGTTTGCGTCTGTTCTGCCAGGGTGTGCCTCAGCAATGGTTGGTGTTGCGGAAAGCATAAGACCCGCCGACAGGATTAACAATGCTCGTTTCATTTTCATGGTTTTCCTCCATTTAGAAGTAATATTTGTGCTGCCTAAAATAATTTGTATCTTGCTTGAACTGAGCAACGTAAGGAGATACACCATGTCTGTGCGATGTGTATGGAACGCCTCTGGTTCGTTCGACACCCCTTTTTTGGATAATAAGGATGATTAAGGATGAGGCACCTTTTTCATTGAACAACAATTTGTGTATTTTTGTCAATATTTTCTTTTTTAGATGCTTATTGTATCGCTCTGGTGTGGCGAACGTTTTTGGGGGCAAGTGTCTTCTTTTCACGTGGTCCGGCTTTATATATTTTTCGCATTAACAGTGCGTACTCGCCTGCGCTTTTCGTTGTCTAGCTGCGCGCCGTAGAAGCTGCGAGGTAGAAATCCCGGTGCGAGAGAAATGTGAAGAACCATTTCTTCACCCCGTGATGTTCTACTCTTCGCTTCTGTACGTACGGCGCTCCGCCTTTCGTTGTCCAGCTACGGCTCGCTGAAGCTCCGAGATAGAAACCCCAAGGCGAGAGAAATGAGAGAACCATTTCTTCGCCTTGTGATGTTCTACTCTGCACTTCAAAACGCACTCACCTGCGCTTTTCGTGTCTAGCTGCGCGCCGTAGAAGCTGCGGCGCAGAAATCCTCGGTCTAGTGAAATGTGGAGAAGCATTTCCCAGCCCAATGATGTTCTGACCTGTGCTTCTGTACGTACGGCGCTCCGCTTTTCGTTGTCCAGCTC
This is a stretch of genomic DNA from Aureibacillus halotolerans. It encodes these proteins:
- a CDS encoding S-layer homology domain-containing protein, with protein sequence MKFTNKKFISSVTLAGVLALGVSVNPAQAANNLSDIKGSFAQEQIQTWMDNGLITGYPDGSFKPNNFMNRAEFMSLVNRSFGFTEDAEISYEDVAKDAWYYKDVAKAIEAGYVHGYPDGTIKPQDSITRQEAAKIIAEIINLNEDEDAVASFTDAASISNWSKDAVGSVFAEDIMVGYPDGSFKPLNHITRAEAVVSLDNALETEETAKPSKPQGSDNELKVPLPEVEGPLPAVDHGENAADPELKNIAATNPFIKILDGFDTIWSMNQPDWRDGTALTEPGANGETANYGDGPTVYFDGYKNDESKVVADKKTYANAEIRNPETWEANIKYVEDVTQNRTDEEALAAYLDDQRDKVYSMMGAFGPLANDYAEIVHPVTSVVRSEEDMNKVLEETTVEDQAQGMGDWEESELADAMDLVSLIRFENPSSSNPSKYFFSSPRPYRMNSNGEVIEVVDENGLPVWDTIGSGETLEEALPSGGKKATGERHYQQYETNVEIIPALEYVKRIAQDGRGKDGAFPSGHTSASYLSTFGFAHATPERYAEFLTRAAQMGENRIVTGMHSPLDVIGGRIQSTAMTAYAFNKEENREVIEKAYENAGEVFGELAEENNMSLYEYAHTVTEDYTFESAYDEQRWEDHEANKAFYREKMTYGLPQTGTKGLEPVVPKGAEVLLETRQPYLTDQQRREVLYTTEIDSGYPLIDASNGWGRIDLVTAADGYGAFLDNVTVYMDASKGRFNAHDWWRNDINGSGMLTKQGTGTLTLTGDNSYTGGTLLQGGTLEAASATAFGTGDLYVEDGTVVVNSDEALQVDGNFTMDAGTLTISMDDSNSQLNVDGLVYIEGGDLHLDLANDEVKGAKDITLISASNVKGQFDNVTADGYNVTVTYEDQRVIAHIEAK
- a CDS encoding copper amine oxidase N-terminal domain-containing protein; translated protein: MKMKRALLILSAGLMLSATPTIAEAHPGRTDANGGHHCWTNCEKWGLEYGEYHYHNGKSTSSSSKPAQSTPIPTVKPVPKPTTPAVKTVKVYLNGALQSYSQPAIVQSGRTLVPLRPIFEALGATVQYDAETRIITAVKEDRTVTLTVGSAYAKVNGTTITLDAKAQVIKGNTMVPLRFVSEAMGATVQFDGQVKISN